The following are encoded in a window of Thermoanaerobacter ethanolicus JW 200 genomic DNA:
- a CDS encoding Gfo/Idh/MocA family protein: protein MVKEKLRVGIIGCGGIAFGKHMPSLAKLGNVEMVAFCDIIEERAQKAAKEYGTKDAKVYTDYKKLLEDKTIDVVHVCTPNKSHADITVDALYAGKHVMCEKPMAKTAADARRMVEAYKKTDKKLTIGYQNRFRPDSQYLHKVCQNGELGEIYFAKAHAIRRRAVPTWGVFLNEEEQGGGPLIDIGTHALDLTLWMMNNYKPKVVMGSAYYKLGKKANAANAWGPWDPEKFTVEDSAFGFIVMENGATIILESSWALNTLEVGEAMTTLCGTEGGADMRDGLRINGEKFGRLYTTKVSTDVGGVDFYEGKSDDPGFLEAKAWIDCIINDTEPVVKPEEALVVTEILEAIYTSAKTGEPVYFNR, encoded by the coding sequence ATGGTAAAAGAAAAACTTAGAGTAGGAATTATAGGTTGTGGAGGAATTGCTTTTGGCAAACACATGCCCTCTTTGGCAAAACTAGGCAATGTTGAAATGGTGGCTTTTTGTGACATCATAGAAGAGAGGGCTCAGAAAGCGGCAAAGGAATATGGTACAAAAGACGCGAAAGTATATACGGATTACAAAAAACTTCTTGAAGATAAAACGATAGATGTGGTTCATGTTTGCACTCCCAACAAGTCTCATGCAGACATAACTGTTGATGCTCTTTATGCAGGGAAACATGTAATGTGTGAGAAACCTATGGCTAAGACTGCTGCAGATGCCAGAAGAATGGTGGAAGCATATAAGAAAACAGATAAAAAATTGACTATAGGGTATCAAAATCGCTTTAGACCAGATTCACAATATTTACATAAAGTTTGTCAAAATGGTGAACTAGGAGAAATATATTTTGCTAAGGCTCATGCTATACGTCGCCGCGCGGTACCTACATGGGGTGTTTTCTTGAATGAAGAAGAGCAAGGCGGTGGGCCTTTAATCGATATAGGAACACATGCCCTTGATTTGACATTGTGGATGATGAATAACTATAAGCCTAAAGTTGTAATGGGAAGCGCCTACTATAAATTAGGCAAAAAGGCAAATGCTGCGAATGCTTGGGGACCATGGGACCCTGAAAAGTTCACAGTTGAAGATTCAGCTTTTGGATTTATAGTAATGGAGAATGGGGCTACCATTATATTAGAGTCCAGTTGGGCTTTAAATACTTTAGAGGTTGGCGAGGCTATGACCACTTTGTGTGGAACAGAAGGCGGAGCTGACATGAGAGATGGACTTCGCATAAATGGAGAGAAATTTGGAAGGCTTTATACAACTAAAGTTTCTACTGATGTAGGTGGAGTAGATTTCTATGAAGGTAAATCAGATGACCCAGGATTTTTAGAAGCAAAAGCTTGGATTGATTGCATCATAAACGATACAGAGCCTGTTGTAAAACCAGAAGAAGCTCTTGTAGTAACTGAGATACTAGAGGCTATTTATACATCTGCGAAAACAGGAGAACCAGTATATTTTAACAGGTAA
- a CDS encoding LacI family DNA-binding transcriptional regulator — protein sequence MANIREVAKRAGVSVATVSRVLNGSDSVSEETKERVLKAIKELNYHPNLLGRNLRRSETKMILALMPNVSNPFYARVVKGIEDVAHKNGYNVMLCNTDSDINREKVYLEILKNRLADGVIFMAPVMGKEELTLIGQNYPVVQCCEYIEGAGVSYVSIDNFSAAYKAVKHLVSLGHKKIGMISCENNFVSTKQREAGYKKALEDLGIEFDEKLIKYGDYSFKSGVRAAKQLLVMEERPTAIFAISDIMAIGAIRAIKEEGLKVPEDIAVVGFDDISFASMYDPMLTTISQPKYDLGCVAMELLIKHMSGKLEEPQRIFLEHELIIRESTVK from the coding sequence ATGGCTAATATTAGAGAAGTTGCTAAAAGAGCGGGAGTCTCTGTTGCAACAGTATCAAGAGTTTTAAATGGCAGTGACTCGGTGTCTGAAGAAACAAAGGAAAGAGTATTAAAAGCGATAAAAGAATTAAATTATCATCCAAATCTCCTTGGAAGAAATTTAAGACGTTCTGAAACGAAAATGATATTGGCTTTGATGCCTAATGTCTCAAATCCTTTTTATGCAAGGGTTGTAAAAGGAATAGAAGATGTAGCCCATAAAAATGGTTACAATGTAATGCTTTGCAATACTGATTCTGATATTAACAGAGAAAAAGTATATCTTGAAATTTTAAAAAACAGATTAGCAGATGGCGTTATTTTTATGGCGCCTGTGATGGGAAAAGAAGAATTGACATTGATAGGCCAAAATTATCCTGTCGTTCAGTGCTGTGAATACATAGAAGGAGCTGGCGTTTCATATGTATCTATAGACAATTTTTCTGCAGCTTATAAAGCGGTGAAGCACTTGGTAAGTTTAGGACATAAAAAAATAGGAATGATAAGCTGTGAAAATAACTTTGTATCTACGAAGCAGAGGGAAGCGGGTTATAAAAAAGCTCTTGAAGATTTAGGAATAGAATTTGACGAAAAGCTTATAAAATACGGAGATTACAGCTTTAAAAGCGGAGTAAGAGCAGCGAAACAGCTTTTGGTGATGGAAGAAAGGCCTACTGCTATATTTGCAATTTCTGACATCATGGCTATTGGAGCTATAAGAGCGATAAAGGAAGAGGGGCTTAAAGTCCCTGAGGATATAGCGGTTGTAGGCTTTGATGATATAAGCTTTGCTTCTATGTATGACCCTATGCTTACAACTATTTCACAGCCAAAATACGATTTAGGGTGTGTTGCTATGGAACTACTGATAAAACACATGAGTGGCAAATTAGAAGAACCACAGAGGATTTTTTTAGAACATGAGTTAATAATAAGAGAGTCGACAGTAAAATAA
- a CDS encoding type II toxin-antitoxin system HicA family toxin has product MPTWRELKRFCERDGWELYKQTDHYFYVKRDKNGNVRRTKVSMGSGEIPKYLWKEILKNQLQVSEEYFNSKI; this is encoded by the coding sequence ATGCCAACGTGGAGAGAATTAAAGCGTTTTTGTGAAAGAGACGGTTGGGAGTTATATAAACAAACGGATCATTATTTCTACGTTAAACGTGATAAAAATGGCAATGTTAGACGGACAAAAGTTTCAATGGGAAGTGGTGAAATTCCAAAATATTTATGGAAAGAGATTTTAAAAAATCAGCTTCAAGTTTCAGAAGAATATTTTAACAGCAAAATATAG
- a CDS encoding IS200/IS605 family accessory protein TnpB-related protein produces the protein MIVIQAKLIFLNQQDKQIVLDLMRRWSSCMRFAYKRLLEGYDRKTLKRDLPRTFNLNSRYVDDAIMKARGVLESSRQLDNNPKKVIFGGRDLFGKLQKRHINGKEYQKLKTKWQERRKGNLYSRGDKSKKGNLNTRIEVKENGTFLRINVGERKYVYTKIKAGYKKNKSREELLQEIAESNIPYSVELKLKNGNIYAYFAIEEEYPEIKITKDKGVIGIDINAYPDNISWVEVDEKGNLISYGSIPMPELASGNKDKREYFRWQYAHEIVKIAKEKGKAIVIEGLDIKNKGKRGDFSGRKSRRIKHSFSYKSLLSKIKTLAKREGIEVIEVNPYYTSIIGMLKYAPQYMITKDIAAAYVIARRGLGLQEKIPDNYIKFLNALTVDELEELKEHVKKTVRNKHINKKHLKEIDKAIKFLQSLESKPGRVLEPLDGTSFSAYNFWQVLKVAVVTPLSPEKVPRDFSTLKELLIQGKWGDP, from the coding sequence ATGATAGTAATACAGGCTAAACTCATTTTTCTAAACCAACAGGACAAACAAATAGTATTAGACTTAATGAGAAGATGGTCTTCTTGTATGAGATTTGCATACAAAAGGCTTCTAGAAGGTTATGATAGAAAAACATTAAAAAGAGACCTTCCGAGAACTTTCAATTTAAACTCAAGGTATGTAGATGACGCAATAATGAAAGCAAGAGGTGTATTAGAATCATCTAGACAATTAGACAACAATCCAAAGAAAGTCATTTTTGGAGGAAGAGACTTATTTGGAAAACTTCAAAAGCGCCATATAAATGGGAAAGAATATCAAAAGCTAAAAACAAAGTGGCAAGAAAGAAGAAAAGGGAATCTCTATTCAAGAGGGGATAAAAGCAAAAAAGGAAATCTCAACACAAGAATAGAAGTAAAAGAAAATGGTACTTTCTTAAGGATAAATGTAGGGGAAAGAAAATATGTATATACCAAAATAAAAGCAGGCTATAAAAAGAATAAAAGCAGAGAAGAACTCCTTCAGGAAATCGCCGAATCAAACATACCCTACTCTGTAGAATTAAAACTTAAAAACGGCAATATATACGCCTATTTTGCTATTGAAGAAGAATATCCAGAAATAAAAATAACAAAAGACAAAGGGGTAATAGGAATAGACATAAACGCATATCCAGACAACATATCATGGGTAGAAGTAGATGAAAAGGGAAATCTAATAAGCTATGGCAGTATACCAATGCCAGAGCTTGCAAGTGGAAATAAAGACAAAAGAGAATATTTCAGATGGCAGTATGCTCATGAAATAGTAAAAATAGCAAAAGAAAAAGGAAAAGCAATTGTAATTGAGGGATTAGACATAAAAAACAAAGGCAAAAGAGGAGACTTTTCAGGGAGAAAATCAAGAAGGATAAAACATAGTTTCAGCTATAAATCACTTCTTTCAAAAATAAAAACACTAGCAAAAAGAGAAGGGATAGAAGTAATAGAAGTCAATCCTTATTACACCTCAATAATAGGGATGTTGAAATATGCACCGCAGTATATGATAACAAAAGATATAGCAGCGGCCTATGTAATAGCAAGAAGAGGGTTGGGACTGCAAGAAAAGATACCAGATAATTATATAAAGTTTCTCAATGCATTGACTGTAGATGAATTAGAAGAATTAAAAGAGCATGTAAAGAAAACAGTGAGAAACAAGCATATAAATAAAAAGCATTTAAAGGAAATAGATAAGGCAATAAAATTTTTACAAAGCCTTGAGAGTAAGCCAGGAAGGGTGCTAGAACCTCTGGATGGAACAAGTTTTAGTGCCTATAATTTCTGGCAAGTTCTCAAGGTAGCGGTGGTAACACCACTCTCCCCTGAGAAAGTGCCAAGAGACTTCTCTACCCTGAAGGAATTACTAATTCAGGGTAAGTGGGGAGACCCATAA
- a CDS encoding IS607 family transposase — MYDISRITLINWEKEGLITPVRTAKGRGRYKKEDIEKLLGMLEETPKPKVVLYARVSTKKQEEYLKNQIRRLEEYANSQGWQYEVISEIASGVNENRRGLLKLLNKIKRGEVEKVVIEYPDRLTRFGFEYLKFFMESFGVELIVLNGKENEEDINKELAEDLIAIVTSFAARIYGQRDGKRHDSNTG, encoded by the coding sequence CTGTATGATATAAGCAGAATTACATTAATAAACTGGGAAAAGGAAGGATTAATAACCCCAGTTAGAACAGCAAAAGGAAGAGGAAGGTACAAAAAAGAAGATATAGAGAAGTTATTAGGTATGCTGGAAGAAACACCAAAACCTAAAGTAGTTTTGTATGCAAGAGTGTCCACAAAGAAACAAGAAGAATATCTTAAGAATCAAATTAGAAGGCTTGAAGAATACGCTAATTCCCAAGGATGGCAGTATGAAGTCATATCCGAAATAGCAAGTGGAGTAAATGAAAATAGAAGAGGCTTATTAAAGCTTTTGAACAAGATAAAAAGAGGAGAAGTTGAAAAAGTTGTAATAGAATATCCTGATAGACTAACGAGATTTGGCTTTGAATATCTCAAATTTTTCATGGAAAGCTTTGGGGTGGAGCTTATAGTTTTAAATGGGAAAGAAAACGAAGAAGATATAAATAAAGAGCTAGCAGAGGACTTAATAGCAATAGTAACATCTTTTGCAGCAAGAATTTACGGACAAAGGGATGGCAAAAGACATGATAGTAATACAGGCTAA